Proteins from a genomic interval of Trichoderma breve strain T069 chromosome 2, whole genome shotgun sequence:
- a CDS encoding integral peroxisomal membrane peroxin domain-containing protein, with the protein MDDFAAELMAAGRDESPERPPERKAPAELDPSTASPQRSGLRGGLAALREKANIQDRLVEKLLQQVIPDEDSHGAEVTISSDGAAYPQRPGFNLTTMSNNFRRFNARIGVVFKFQARMTRILSWRKPSHTLSLLATYTFVCLDPYLLCVLPIVGILLGAFIPGFLARHPAPPKGTLSSEQSMGYSPRGPPLAPAATVRPAKELSKDFFRNMGDLQNCMDDFTQGHDMVVALLVPISNFSNEALSSAVFLFLFAAGVFMTIAAHMIPWRFVFLVGGWAAIGSGHPAVSRLLAATREEHIQPREEKAKTWMDDWIATDVILDSAPETREVEIFELQKASGAGEWEAWLFCPSPYDPLSHPRIAGERPRGTRFFEDVMPPEGWEWSEKKWALDLWSRDWVEERIITGVEVETEGERWVYDIFNDREERTGVVDQPEKASTRAGAHMSWEEGEDGIGKKGEWRRRRWVRLVKRKVTAAVSGSQ; encoded by the exons ATGGATGACTTCGCGGCAGAGCTAATGGCCGCCGGCCGCGATGAATCGCCGGAACGACCGCCTGAGCGCAAGGCACCTGCGGAGCTCGATCCATCTACGGCATCACCTCAGCGATCCGGCCTGAGGGGTGGCCTTGCGGCCCTCCGAGAGAAGGCAAACATTCAAGACCGCCTAGTAGAAAA ACTCCTTCAGCAAGTCATCCCGGATGAAGACAGCCATGGCGCCGAAGTCACTATATCGTCAGACGGTGCGGCATACCCGCAGCGGCCTGGCTTCAATCTCACCACCATGTCCAACAACTTCCGACGGTTCAACGCCCGTATTGGCGTAGTCTTCAAGTTCCAGGCCCGGATGACGCGCATTCTATCCTGGCGCAAGCCCTCTCACACGCTCTCTCTACTCGCCACATATACCTTCGTCTGCCTTGACCCCTATCTCCTCTGTGTACTGCCCATTGTGGGAATTCTCTTAGGCGCCTTCATACCGGGATTTCTAGCGCGGCATCCGGCACCACCAAAGGGGACTCTGTCCAGCGAACAAAGCATGGGCTATTCTCCAAGGGGACCGCCACTGGCACCGGCAGCGACAGTTCGGCCTGCCAAGGAGCTGAGCAAGGATTTTTTCCGAAACATGGGTGACTTACAGAACTGCATGGACGACTTCACTCAAGGACACGACATGGTGGTGGCGCTGCTTGTGCCCATTAGCAATTTCAGCAACGAGGCGCTCTCCTCGGCCGtgtttctcttcctcttcgcggCCGGCGTCTTCATGACCATTGCCGCACACATGATCCCGTGGAGATTTGTGTTCCTCGTAGGTGGATGGGCCGCCATCGGGTCGGGACATCCCGCCGTCTCTCGTCTGCTGGCTGCCACGCGCGAGGAGCACATCCAGCCTagggaggagaaggccaagacgTGGATGGACGACTGGATCGCGACCGACGTGATCCTCGACTCGGCCCCCGAGACACGCGAGGTGGAAATCTTTGAGCTGCAAAAGGCCTCTGGGGCGGGCGAGTGGGAGGCCTGGCTCTTTTGTCCGTCGCCTTACGATCCCCTGTCGCACCCTCGCATCGCTGGCGAGCGGCCACGCGGCACGCGATTCTTCGAGGATGTGATGCCGCCGGAGGGCTGGGAGTGGAGCGAGAAGAAGTGGGCGCTGGATCTCTGGAGCAGGGACTGGGTCGAGGAGCGCATCATTACGGGGGTCGAGGTCGAGACGGAAGGGGAGCGGTGGGTGTATGATATTTTTAACGATCGCGAGGAGCGCACCGGTGTTGTCGACCAGCCCGAGAAGGCGAGCACCCGAGCCGGGGCGCATATGAGTTgggaagagggcgaagatggTATCGGCAAGAAGGGGGAATGGAGACGGAGGCGGTGGGTCAGATTGGTCAAGAGAAAGGTTACAGCGGCTGTTTCTGGATCAcaatag